TCACGATCAATCCAATTTCCTTTGATGATAATGGCTGCTCTATCAATCCAATTTCCTTTGATGATAATGACttctgatatttgataaaaaccaTTGAGGATCAAGAGAACCTTTATATGGCTTCTGGAACTGGCCTTCTTAATTGTTTGCAAAATGCTTTTTAAATTTACCTTCAAACATGTGCAACGTTGTACGAGGCGTGGGTTATGTGAATGGCAGTCCATGCAGAATTGCATGTTTAAACAGGCATATTTTTCAAATATGTACGTGTAGGTGTGCGACGGCTCGCACGAGGCGTGTACCGCGTGCATCTGAATGTGCAGACACGAGGCGGTCGAGGGCTCAACAAGGTTCGATTTTGGTCAAGATTGTGTTCACAATCATCTTCTAATCCAATCTAATGGCCGTTGCTATGAAGACTAATGGGAGGATCATCAAAACAACAATGTAACCAAATTGGTTGCTTCAAAACTTTGTTCGGGTATGTGCTTTGACTGATTACCTTAACACCAGTAATTCTTGATTTTGGCTACCTATACAGAATGATTTAACTATGTCTTGATCAATATCTTTCAGCACACATGTAAGTTCTGTAGCAAATGGTTGTTAGCAATCTCAATTCGAGTAACAACAATATTTATGGGTAGTAAGTGCTACTGCCAATCATCATGTAAACTATCCCAACTCTATATTAGTTCTAGAAAATAATCGACGTCGAAAAATGACTGTGAAACTTGCAAGTTTATGCAGTTATGTTGATTTAAACTTTGCACTAAAAATTTCCATGCATATATTGTTATGTGTATTATTAGCAATTCTGATTGTACACTCAAATTTAGGTGCTTTTGGAGAGCTAACTGTACAATAAAATGATCTACTTTGCAGTATCATTTTTTCACAAATGAAGAAATTGGAGTAATTACGGCCTTGCCGCTCTTCATGTTGTGAGAGAACCTAATCAATAGCATGCTGACATGCATCAGGAAGCCAACGGACAGCCAGATCAGGAAGGCGTGGAGCTTGAGCTGCAGCGATGATGACAACTGGGGCGTCAGCTGCAAAAACAACAGCTCAAGTGTTCAACCAAGTGTAAGTTTGCAGTAAGTCAATAGTTACAGTTCTACAATGACACAGTCAGACTTGCATCGAAAGTTAGATAGGAACATGGAAAGAATCTCTGAAACTTATTTACAGGAGAGGGAAAACTTCACACCTATTTGATCTTCAGTGGTTGAACGCTCTTGTAGCTTTGGTTGAGATCCTAAAGCTATATGAAGCACCATGGATTGAGTTTGCAAGCAAAAGGATCACACAACCTGACAGTACTGGTAGCAGTCTTTTTCTTCCAAACTGTAGCATTGATGCCTATCAATTTGCAGGTAAGTTGCACGTGTGTGACCGAGAGGTCAACCAACAAGTTGTTGATCTCTTATTCTTGGAAACTTGATCCTTGTATAACTGTCTATTAGTTAATTTTGATCAGGACCCAAATTCTTGATTGAACTTTTGGTCTGTTTAAAATACCAATATACAATATTCAGGTCCAAAGGTAAGTAGCAACCTATTTGAGCAACTTGGAAACACATCCGAATCTGGAGTAGTAGAAATTCCTAAGTGTATTGGGACATTGACATGCAGGTACTGAGTTGTGTGCTGTTTTTCAACTCAATGCTGCTCCTAATGGTTTTGTGACTGTTGAAAGGCAGTATACACCTCATAGGTAAACGACATTCTCTCTATATAATATAAGGTGTACTTATTGTCATATAGGTTacttattctttttcttttcctgatTTTGTGCATGTTATGCAGCCAGCTTTAGCAGTTCTGTTGGGCTAACAAAGGAAAGAGCAGCGCTACATAATGATACAAAGAGGACACTAAAGGAGGTTTTGCAAGTGCTTTCGATTTAATTATGCATCTTCTTGAATCCAAGTGCTAGAACATTTGTCTTTACCTGGAGGTATGGTTTGCTTCCAGCAGCAGTTTTTTAATGCATTGTTCAAGTGTCATGAACCTTGAACTAAATATTTTATTGATTATACTGTCATCTATTTTGAGCTGtgatcatgccttctacttctattTTACCTCCTATATTTTCATCATTGAGGTGTACTGAGTATTAATGAAGAATCTGTCTTCGGCTGAAAGTCATAAACTATCCTTTTGTTGTTACTTATTTATCGGTGTTTTTGTCTCCACGAATGATATTATCATGTCTTTGCAATTGTAGCCTTGATGCACTCTATCGATCTCAGTGGATGAGCATACACATGTTTCCAAGTGTCCATTCTATGAGATTTCATTGTTTGTCATCTACCCTGGGGGTGGACCGTAGGCATCATTGTGTTCCGGATCAGATATGTGAATGAATTATGATTTTTTATTTGTAAGATGGATATTTGTGCTTAAGTACTAATCATATAGATATATTCTTGCCTTCTGTACATGGAAAGGAAACTAGAACTTTAAGGTTCCTTGAGAATTTTCCTTGTATCATCTTCGcctatttttccttttctttttggtaATAAACGACTCTGTATGTATGTGGACATGAGGAGTGAGAGCAAGGTTGTATGTGAATGAACCAAGAACCCATGTACAAGCTCCAAGGTAAGATGGGAGAGCAACCTTGTACATGTCTTCTTTATTTGGTAAAAACGCATTATATGTATTTCAATTTGAGTGACTAATTGAGCATGCATAATTTAATTCATTATATATCACCTAATTTGACTTACACAGTTCATTTGAAAGGAAATGTGACTAGACAAAACATCCTACTTTATTACATCATCTTAAACCGAAGAATGGCTCGGCATGATTCCACGAGCAAAGATTTTCTTTCCgcaaagacgtgcattgcacgtgcacgcttactagtagaTGGTAAATGTCTTTCGGGTCTCAGCCTCAAACGCATCTCAGCCTCCCGTGTCGCTTCGATCGACTCCGGAGGGGTCGCCGCAGGCAGCTACGGAAGCCCTCCTTCACAGTCCCGttcacctcgccgtcgccggaggaaGCCGAGCGCtcgacggacggcggcggcggggcgtcttTGGCTGGTTTCTTTTTCTATTGTTCCCTGGTGGTCGCCTCCTGATCTGGCCGCCGCCGCTGTTGTTCGCTGCCGGCCTCCCGATCTAACAGTTCACTGGTGATTGCCGGCCTCCCGATGTGGCAGTTTGCTGGTGGTCGCTGGCCTTCTGATCTggatcatgtccatggctaggtgcCTCCCGATCTGGTTGCTAGCCGGTGATTCCGGTCTTCCGATCTGGTTGGTCTCCATGGCTAGGAGTACGATTAAGACAAGCATGCAGGGATGGTGCATGGAAGCTGACGGCCGCTGAGCTGTGCACATCCGTGTAGATGACGGCCGCAGACTAGATGAAAGCCTAAATTCTAACTTTGGGTGGCTGGATTAATTGGGTGACAGTGACACTTGAGTATCGCTCCCTtcgaaggcgttgctgttgaaaaACCTCGTCGTCCATGTGGTG
The sequence above is a segment of the Triticum dicoccoides isolate Atlit2015 ecotype Zavitan chromosome 1A, WEW_v2.0, whole genome shotgun sequence genome. Coding sequences within it:
- the LOC119291741 gene encoding uncharacterized protein LOC119291741, which produces MMTTGASAAKTTAQVFNQVRGKTSHLFDLQWLNALVALVEILKLYEAPWIEFASKRITQPDSTGSSLFLPNCSIDAYQFAGPKFLIELLVCLKYQYTIFRSKGTELCAVFQLNAAPNGFVTVERQYTPHSQL